From Microcystis aeruginosa NIES-2549, a single genomic window includes:
- a CDS encoding type II toxin-antitoxin system RelE family toxin, with protein MKINYLPTFIKDLKDLKSTSPYSVIKNLVFTDILAVKQLSEINNLKKLKGEYNAYRIRIGDYRIGFFIEEDTITFARVLHRREFYRYFA; from the coding sequence ATGAAAATCAACTATCTTCCTACTTTTATCAAGGATCTTAAAGATTTAAAAAGTACCTCCCCTTACTCAGTCATAAAAAACCTTGTCTTTACTGATATTTTAGCAGTTAAGCAGCTAAGCGAAATTAACAACCTTAAAAAATTAAAAGGAGAATATAATGCCTATCGTATCCGAATTGGTGACTATAGAATTGGTTTTTTTATTGAAGAAGATACAATTACATTTGCTCGTGTTCTTCATCGTCGAGAATTCTATCGTTATTTCGCGTAA
- a CDS encoding DUF6883 domain-containing protein → MKLPNADQANLGDKLERYCLNPEHSKGKHKALLFKQRLGITLANKEILENALKKAVMEGEAELYKIDQYGTHYDLKFNLCTDIGESLILSCWIVQITENFPRLTNVYPIN, encoded by the coding sequence ATGAAACTTCCCAATGCCGATCAAGCCAACCTAGGAGACAAACTTGAACGTTACTGCCTCAATCCTGAGCATTCAAAAGGAAAACATAAAGCCTTGCTTTTCAAACAAAGATTAGGGATTACCTTAGCTAATAAAGAAATCCTAGAAAATGCTCTTAAAAAAGCAGTAATGGAAGGAGAAGCCGAACTTTATAAAATCGATCAATATGGCACTCACTATGATCTGAAATTTAACCTCTGTACCGACATCGGAGAATCCTTAATTTTAAGTTGCTGGATTGTCCAAATAACTGAAAATTTTCCTCGTCTTACTAATGTCTATCCCATTAATTAA
- a CDS encoding DUF4926 domain-containing protein — MNTIQEYDLVALTEDVTATHKTTHQPILLRRGQMGTVLMSFNQQAFLIDFTDQNGQTFAMETVDHSKLLRLISEPELVSV; from the coding sequence ATGAACACCATTCAAGAATACGATCTCGTTGCCCTAACGGAAGATGTTACGGCTACTCACAAAACGACCCATCAGCCCATCCTTCTGCGTCGCGGACAAATGGGAACTGTTTTAATGTCTTTTAATCAGCAAGCTTTTCTGATTGATTTTACCGATCAAAACGGCCAAACCTTTGCGATGGAAACCGTTGATCACTCAAAACTTCTACGGCTGATCAGTGAACCTGAATTAGTCTCAGTCTAA
- a CDS encoding XisI protein: MDKLNHYRKIIHQILVPYSQIIYNNADIQNRLAFDPQNDQYLVISEGWQQNQRYHDCLIHLEIINEKIWVQCDNTEDGITKELLSAGIAKEDIVLGFHEPKIRQYTGFAVA; encoded by the coding sequence ATGGATAAACTCAACCATTACCGCAAAATTATTCATCAGATTCTTGTCCCCTATAGCCAAATTATTTATAACAATGCGGACATTCAAAATCGTCTAGCTTTTGATCCTCAGAATGATCAATATCTCGTCATTTCAGAAGGTTGGCAACAGAATCAGCGTTATCATGATTGTCTGATTCATTTAGAAATTATTAACGAGAAAATTTGGGTACAATGTGACAACACCGAAGACGGTATCACCAAAGAATTACTAAGCGCAGGCATTGCTAAAGAAGATATTGTTTTGGGATTCCATGAACCTAAAATACGTCAATATACAGGCTTCGCTGTCGCTTAA
- a CDS encoding DUF2283 domain-containing protein, translating into MKITYFQDTDTLYLEFNNNPIVETQEINENTLADLDQQGNICAITLEHAKSLTDLNAFSLETIVAPQLASSL; encoded by the coding sequence ATGAAAATCACCTACTTTCAAGATACGGACACTCTATATTTAGAGTTCAATAACAATCCCATTGTCGAGACTCAAGAAATCAATGAAAATACCTTGGCCGATCTTGATCAGCAGGGTAATATTTGTGCAATCACCTTGGAACACGCCAAAAGCTTAACGGATCTGAATGCTTTTTCCCTCGAAACTATTGTCGCGCCTCAATTAGCTTCAAGTTTATAA
- a CDS encoding DUF433 domain-containing protein, which yields MTTTLINHIEITPETCGGKPRIAGHRIKVQDVVIWHERLGMSPDEIVYHYPSITLADVYAALSYYHDHLEEIRQQITDDDTFAKEMQAKTPSLVQEKLKKMNGQ from the coding sequence ATGACAACAACTTTAATCAATCACATTGAAATTACCCCAGAAACTTGTGGCGGTAAACCGCGCATCGCAGGTCATCGCATCAAAGTCCAAGATGTCGTTATTTGGCACGAACGCCTGGGAATGTCACCCGATGAAATTGTTTATCATTATCCCAGCATTACTTTAGCTGATGTTTACGCGGCCCTTTCTTACTATCACGATCACCTTGAAGAAATTAGACAACAAATCACAGATGATGATACCTTTGCCAAGGAAATGCAAGCTAAAACACCTTCTCTAGTCCAAGAAAAACTAAAAAAAATGAATGGGCAATAA
- a CDS encoding DUF5615 family PIN-like protein: MGNKIKFHLDENVSYSIALGLRQRGLDVTTTPEENLLGVSDEVQLQFALANGRVIFTQDTDFLRINQLARCFKSEKFPSIRPNLIETIAH, translated from the coding sequence ATGGGCAATAAAATTAAATTTCACCTTGATGAAAATGTAAGCTATAGCATTGCTCTTGGATTGCGCCAGCGAGGCCTTGATGTTACTACCACTCCAGAAGAAAATTTATTGGGGGTATCTGATGAAGTACAATTGCAATTTGCTTTAGCCAATGGTCGCGTGATTTTTACTCAAGATACTGATTTTTTAAGAATCAATCAACTAGCACGTTGCTTCAAGTCAGAAAAATTCCCCTCTATCCGTCCCAACCTAATCGAGACTATTGCTCACTGA
- a CDS encoding carbon dioxide-concentrating mechanism protein CcmK, whose product MTAQPAVGSIETKGFPGILAAADAMVKAGRITIVGYLRAGSARFTLNIRGDVQEVKTAMAAGIEAVNKTEGAALETWVIIPRPHDNVVAILPIDYSEAVEPFRAAADGAMAPIRR is encoded by the coding sequence ATGACAGCCCAACCCGCGGTGGGATCGATCGAGACCAAAGGTTTCCCCGGTATTCTAGCGGCCGCCGATGCGATGGTAAAAGCAGGACGGATCACGATTGTTGGTTATTTAAGGGCAGGAAGCGCCCGTTTTACCCTCAATATTCGTGGGGATGTACAGGAGGTAAAAACCGCTATGGCTGCCGGCATTGAAGCCGTCAATAAAACCGAGGGGGCAGCTTTAGAAACCTGGGTAATTATTCCCCGTCCTCACGATAACGTGGTGGCTATTTTACCGATCGATTATAGCGAGGCAGTGGAACCTTTTCGCGCCGCCGCCGACGGTGCGATGGCACCAATCCGTCGTTAA
- a CDS encoding carbon dioxide-concentrating mechanism protein CcmK has product MPEAVGVIQTLGFPPVLAAADAMVKGGRVTLVYFDLAERGEFLVAIRGPISEVKPAVEAGLAAAMTAFGGNVVSHYIVPNPPENVLAVLPVQHTAKSDRFRS; this is encoded by the coding sequence ATGCCCGAGGCGGTCGGAGTCATTCAAACGTTGGGTTTTCCCCCCGTTTTAGCGGCGGCGGATGCCATGGTTAAAGGGGGACGAGTCACCCTAGTTTATTTTGATCTAGCGGAAAGGGGCGAATTTTTAGTGGCGATTCGCGGTCCGATTTCCGAGGTTAAACCGGCAGTAGAGGCAGGATTAGCGGCAGCGATGACCGCTTTTGGTGGTAATGTGGTCAGTCATTACATCGTACCGAATCCTCCAGAAAATGTACTGGCGGTTTTACCAGTGCAGCATACGGCTAAGTCAGACCGTTTTCGCAGTTAA
- the msrA gene encoding peptide-methionine (S)-S-oxide reductase MsrA, which yields MNNGEKATFGAGCFWKTEDAFRRLPGVLATSVGYMGGHFPNPSYLDVLSRITGHAEVAQIAYNPQEISYEALLAVFWSIHDPTQLNRQGPDRGEQYRSIIFYHTPEQKLIATAGKRQLQLSGKFQQDIVTLIEPAGDYYLADQSHQQYLEKKQARSVGDLQKKISRQDRGIM from the coding sequence ATGAATAACGGCGAAAAAGCTACCTTTGGGGCCGGCTGTTTTTGGAAAACCGAGGACGCATTTCGGCGTTTACCAGGGGTTTTAGCCACTTCCGTGGGTTATATGGGTGGACATTTCCCCAATCCTAGTTATCTCGATGTCTTATCGCGAATTACCGGTCATGCGGAAGTGGCACAAATTGCCTATAATCCCCAAGAAATAAGCTATGAGGCGTTATTAGCTGTTTTTTGGTCAATCCATGATCCGACTCAGTTAAATCGCCAAGGACCAGACCGAGGAGAACAATATCGATCGATTATTTTCTATCACACCCCGGAACAAAAGTTAATCGCCACTGCTGGCAAGCGTCAACTACAACTATCGGGAAAGTTTCAGCAAGATATCGTTACTTTGATCGAACCCGCAGGAGATTATTATCTGGCCGATCAGTCCCATCAACAGTATTTAGAGAAAAAACAGGCTCGATCGGTCGGGGATTTGCAGAAGAAAATATCAAGACAGGATCGGGGTATAATGTAA
- the panB gene encoding 3-methyl-2-oxobutanoate hydroxymethyltransferase yields MAVTTSKLIEWKQQKRAIVTLTAWDYPIARLLDRAGIDIILVGDSLAMTALGYPTTLPITLEAMIHHAAAVSRGVKQALVVCDLPFLSYQESVSQAIHSAGRMLKEAGVQGVKLEGGYPAMVETISRLTEIGIPVMGHIGLTPQSVHRLGYRQQGKTPSDAQRLIEEALALEKAGVFALVLEHIPANLAATITDKLTIPTIGIGAGEDCDGQVLVTADILGLTEKAPPFAKVYANLSETITKAVVEFAKDVRRNE; encoded by the coding sequence ATGGCAGTCACCACCAGCAAATTAATCGAGTGGAAACAGCAAAAACGCGCGATTGTCACCCTCACAGCTTGGGATTATCCGATCGCGCGACTGCTCGATCGAGCAGGAATTGATATTATCTTGGTAGGTGATTCCTTAGCTATGACCGCTTTGGGCTATCCTACCACTTTACCGATCACCCTAGAGGCGATGATTCACCACGCGGCGGCCGTGTCTCGCGGGGTAAAACAAGCTTTAGTTGTCTGTGATTTGCCTTTTCTCAGCTATCAGGAAAGTGTCAGTCAGGCAATTCACTCGGCGGGAAGGATGTTAAAGGAAGCGGGAGTACAAGGGGTAAAATTAGAGGGAGGTTATCCCGCTATGGTCGAGACGATTAGCCGTTTAACCGAGATAGGCATCCCTGTTATGGGTCATATCGGATTAACTCCCCAGTCGGTGCATCGTTTAGGATACCGTCAGCAGGGAAAAACTCCATCGGATGCACAAAGATTAATCGAGGAAGCTTTAGCCTTGGAGAAAGCGGGAGTATTTGCCCTGGTTTTGGAACATATTCCCGCCAATTTAGCCGCTACTATTACCGATAAATTGACTATCCCGACGATTGGTATCGGTGCGGGGGAAGATTGTGATGGTCAGGTGTTGGTAACGGCGGATATCCTAGGATTAACCGAAAAAGCTCCCCCTTTTGCCAAAGTTTATGCTAATTTAAGCGAGACAATTACAAAAGCAGTTGTAGAATTTGCCAAGGATGTGAGGAGAAATGAATAA
- the bchM gene encoding magnesium protoporphyrin IX methyltransferase — protein MTNTLDDKAIVKDYFNATGFDRWRRIYGDGEVNKVQKDIRIGHQQTIDTVIGWLENDDNLPNLSICDAGCGVGSLSIPLAKAGATIFASDISEKMVTEAKERAAKELADTSKLTFAVQDLEALTGQYHTVICLDVLIHYPTEEALGMIKHLGSLAQSRLILSFAPKTCLLTILKKIGQFFPGPSKTTRAYQHKEKTIIAALNENGFKIERTSMTSTRFYFSRILEAVRSE, from the coding sequence ATGACCAACACATTAGACGATAAAGCCATAGTCAAGGACTATTTTAATGCCACAGGATTCGATCGCTGGCGCCGGATTTATGGGGATGGCGAAGTTAACAAAGTACAAAAAGATATTCGCATCGGTCATCAACAGACGATCGATACCGTTATCGGTTGGTTAGAAAATGATGACAATTTGCCCAATCTCTCAATCTGTGATGCTGGTTGTGGAGTCGGTAGTCTCAGTATTCCCCTCGCTAAAGCGGGCGCAACTATTTTCGCCAGTGATATTTCTGAGAAAATGGTGACAGAAGCCAAGGAAAGAGCGGCCAAAGAGTTAGCAGATACCAGTAAACTCACCTTTGCCGTTCAAGATTTAGAAGCATTAACCGGCCAATATCACACAGTCATCTGTCTTGATGTTCTCATTCACTATCCCACAGAAGAAGCATTAGGAATGATTAAACACCTGGGATCCCTAGCTCAATCCCGTTTAATCCTCAGTTTTGCCCCTAAAACCTGTTTATTAACCATTCTCAAGAAAATTGGTCAATTTTTCCCCGGTCCGAGTAAAACCACTCGCGCTTATCAACACAAGGAAAAAACTATTATCGCCGCTTTAAACGAAAATGGCTTTAAAATTGAACGGACGAGTATGACTAGCACTCGTTTCTATTTTTCCCGTATCCTCGAAGCTGTCCGCAGTGAATAA
- the pyk gene encoding pyruvate kinase → MSIINHRTKIVATIGPASNSPEVLKQMIGAGMNVARLNFSHGSYEDHARVVSLLRQISQELDNPITLLQDLQGPKIRVGNLPNGSISINDGDYLTLVPMDEYRGEANTVSIDYPYLAEEAKLGEQILLDDGLLELKIVEINGKDLKCQVLEGGILKSRKGVNLPRLNLRLPSMTEKDKQDLEFGLSQGVDWVSLSFVRKGEDIKAIKAFLAERNHADVPVIAKIEKPQAIENLESIIEECDGIMVARGDLGVELSPEKVPMLQKRIIRLCNMKTIPVITATQMLESMIHNPRPTRAEASDVANAIIDGTDAVMLSGESAVGDFPVKAVAMLAKIAHDVEADVKFDNVPPNQSDETHALSEALVAIDQTLDLRYIVTFTTSGYTSLLASKERPSVPVIAMTPNKRVYHRLNLVWGVIPILLDHQVSVFEDVLKQTESILLQKNLAQSGDKILIMAGIPMQKTKGTNFLKIHTIP, encoded by the coding sequence ATGTCAATTATTAACCATAGAACTAAGATCGTAGCCACGATCGGCCCTGCCAGTAATTCGCCAGAAGTCCTCAAGCAGATGATCGGTGCGGGGATGAATGTAGCGCGGCTAAACTTTTCCCACGGTAGCTACGAAGATCATGCGAGAGTTGTTAGTCTTTTACGGCAAATTTCTCAAGAATTAGACAATCCTATCACCCTCCTGCAAGATTTACAAGGGCCAAAAATTCGCGTCGGCAATCTCCCCAATGGTTCGATTTCCATCAACGACGGCGATTATCTCACCCTTGTCCCCATGGATGAGTATCGGGGAGAAGCGAACACGGTTTCGATCGATTATCCCTATCTGGCCGAGGAAGCCAAGTTAGGTGAGCAAATTCTCCTTGATGATGGCTTATTAGAGCTAAAAATCGTTGAAATTAACGGAAAAGACCTAAAATGTCAAGTGTTGGAGGGAGGAATTCTCAAGAGTCGCAAGGGAGTCAATCTACCCCGTCTCAATTTGCGCTTACCTTCCATGACCGAAAAAGACAAACAAGACCTAGAATTTGGTCTTTCTCAGGGGGTTGATTGGGTTTCCCTCAGTTTTGTTCGTAAAGGAGAAGATATCAAGGCGATTAAGGCATTTTTAGCCGAGAGAAATCACGCGGATGTGCCAGTGATAGCTAAAATTGAAAAACCGCAAGCGATCGAAAATTTAGAGTCAATTATCGAGGAATGTGACGGCATTATGGTGGCCCGGGGCGATTTGGGGGTAGAATTAAGTCCCGAAAAAGTCCCCATGTTGCAAAAACGCATCATCAGACTCTGCAATATGAAAACTATTCCCGTCATCACTGCCACCCAGATGTTAGAAAGCATGATTCACAATCCCCGACCGACTCGGGCCGAGGCCAGTGATGTGGCTAATGCAATTATCGATGGAACCGATGCGGTGATGTTATCGGGGGAATCAGCAGTGGGAGATTTTCCCGTCAAAGCTGTGGCTATGTTGGCCAAAATCGCCCATGATGTGGAAGCGGATGTGAAGTTTGATAATGTTCCCCCCAATCAGTCCGATGAAACTCACGCTCTCAGTGAGGCTTTAGTGGCGATCGATCAAACCCTTGATCTCCGTTATATTGTTACTTTTACCACCTCTGGCTACACTTCGCTACTGGCTTCTAAGGAACGTCCCTCGGTTCCCGTCATTGCCATGACTCCCAATAAACGAGTCTATCACCGTCTCAACCTAGTCTGGGGTGTGATCCCGATTCTTCTTGATCATCAGGTGTCCGTCTTTGAGGATGTGTTAAAGCAAACCGAATCAATTCTGCTGCAGAAAAATCTAGCGCAATCGGGCGATAAAATCCTGATTATGGCGGGAATTCCCATGCAGAAAACTAAAGGCACCAATTTCCTCAAAATTCACACGATTCCCTAA
- the modA gene encoding molybdate ABC transporter substrate-binding protein produces MKRRYFLAFIGSIALSCLLSAGINLFSSTITTAQTQTILVSAAASLKEALEEIKPGFEKAHSNIKVNYNFGASGALQQQITQGAPADVFLSAATKQMDALAKAGLIDTTTRRNLLTNRLVLIVPKNSTLKISDFPSLTNSNVKRIAVGEPRSVPAGQYSEEVLKNLGILEQIKPKLVFANSVRNVLAAVETGNADAGIVYLTDAKISDRVKVVATAANNLHSPIIYPIAVIKDSKNPQAAKTFAQYLTSTAAKNIFEKFGFGIAR; encoded by the coding sequence ATGAAAAGACGATATTTTCTGGCTTTTATCGGCTCAATTGCCCTTAGTTGCTTATTATCTGCGGGCATAAACCTTTTTTCATCTACTATCACCACCGCCCAAACCCAGACAATTCTAGTTTCTGCCGCCGCTAGTCTCAAAGAGGCCCTAGAAGAAATCAAGCCGGGGTTTGAAAAAGCCCATAGTAACATTAAAGTTAACTATAACTTCGGTGCGTCGGGGGCTTTGCAACAGCAAATTACACAAGGTGCGCCGGCCGATGTTTTCCTCTCGGCTGCGACTAAGCAAATGGACGCTTTAGCAAAAGCTGGTTTAATCGATACAACTACCAGAAGAAACCTGCTCACTAATCGCCTAGTTTTAATCGTTCCCAAGAATTCCACCCTAAAAATCAGCGATTTTCCTTCCCTGACTAACAGTAATGTCAAAAGAATTGCCGTGGGTGAACCGCGCAGCGTTCCCGCCGGTCAGTACAGTGAAGAAGTTCTGAAAAATCTCGGCATTTTAGAGCAAATAAAACCAAAACTGGTCTTTGCCAACTCTGTCCGTAATGTTCTCGCCGCCGTAGAAACTGGTAACGCCGATGCTGGCATTGTTTACCTCACCGATGCCAAAATTTCCGACCGGGTAAAAGTAGTGGCTACGGCTGCCAATAATCTCCATTCTCCGATTATTTATCCCATAGCTGTGATTAAAGACAGCAAAAACCCGCAAGCTGCCAAGACTTTCGCCCAATATCTCACCAGCACAGCCGCTAAAAACATTTTTGAAAAATTCGGCTTCGGAATAGCCAGATAA